A window of Malania oleifera isolate guangnan ecotype guangnan chromosome 5, ASM2987363v1, whole genome shotgun sequence contains these coding sequences:
- the LOC131156551 gene encoding protein NLP2-like encodes MEDGAYLTNTMLENVLDTAVDFDFMDELLSEGCRLETTDGFNLLQPGYSTSNGLNNTSHNLVTQESSTGCLNPNPHQKSSQELLQLNCPYNPYLHSPMEEHVGTQSQSQKKVQISIASVQSENFVVQSTELSGRWWIGAMEDLGPSSSVRERLMMAVAYMKESTKDRNALIQFWVPVKKGGKKVLTTNRQPFALTPSCQSLANYRNVSKKYKFPAEEDSKELVGLPGRVFLGKVPEWTPDVRFFRSDEYARVGYAQRYDVCGSLALPIFEQGSGNCLGVVEIVTTSQKINYRPELENVCKALEAVDLKSSEFFHPPKVKACTTSHQAALPEIVEILKSLCEMHNLPLAQTWFPCEQQGKGGCWHSHKNSAQCVSTIDSAFFAADQQVLGFHEACSEYHLLRHQGIVGRAFTTNQLCFEPDITAFSVAEYPLSHHARVIGLRGAAALRLQSMHTVSADFVLEFFLPIQCRDSQEQNRILNSLYVFVRQACHGMGVIEHAEPEAAAIPDRKIVAVSDGRFNRQGTEKMESAIPKNASSKESSWIAHMMKTQQKGKGVSVSLDYQIEEPKEEFKMTSCWYNTGTALHRAQTCPENGQFQQDFRPRGSTMDRGDSSFLGGHHSLRGRKTDGKRRTKTEKSISLQVLQQYFAGSLKDAAKSIGVCPTTLKRICRQHGITRWPSRKIKKVGHSLRKLQLVIDSVQGVDGTIQLSSFYTNFPELSSPNLTGAAPFPPVKMSDHSKQSNLNPQPEGGLFSPSAATRSPSSSCSQSSSSSYCCSTGAKQNGDAVVTEDTDWVLKRTCSSVKLLASNQEPKIVPKLKRPCSSVELLATNQEPKIVSKFHGHKSINEHARVETSPSLPKSGAWGLRYGGAFRAKATFGEEKVRFSLQQNWSFIDLQQEIGNRFNIDEMGSFDLKYLDDDSEWVLLTCDADLEECIDVHKSSQSSTIKLSVHLASHATLGSSLGSTCPS; translated from the exons ATGGAAGATGGTGCATATTTGACGAACACTATGTTGGAGAATGTGTTGGATACTGCTGTTGATTTCGATTTTATGGATGAACTCTTGTCCGAAGGATGCCGGTTGGAGACCACAGATGGATTCAACCTTCTACAGCCAGGCTACTCCACTTCCAATGGTCTGAATAACACGTCACATAATTTGGTTACTCAAGAGAGTAGCACCGGCTGTTTGAATCCAAACCCTCATCAGAAAAGCTCCCAAGAATTACTACAACTGAATTGCCCCTACAATCCTTATCTTCATTCCCCAATGGAAGAACATGTTGGAACTCAATCTCAATCCCAGAAAAAAGTTCAAATTTCAATAGCTTCAGTCCAGAGTGAAAATTTTGTGGTTCAAAGCACTGAACTAAGTGGAAGATGGTGGATTGGGGCGATGGAAGATCTGGGTCCTTCTTCCTCTGTCAGAGAGAGATTGATGATGGCAGTTGCATATATGAAAGAATCTACAAAAGATAGGAATGCTCTAATTCAATTTTGGGTGCCTGTAAAGAAAGGCGGCAAAAAGGTCCTTACAACTAATCGCCAGCCGTTTGCTCTTACCCCCAGCTGCCAGAGTCTTGCAAATTACAGAAATGTTTCCAAGAAGTATAAATTCCCAGCTGAGGAGGATTCAAAGGAATTGGTTGGTTTGCCTGGTCGGGTTTTCTTGGGGAAAGTGCCTGAGTGGACTCCAGATGTTCGTTTCTTCAGGAGTGATGAATACGCTCGTGTTGGCTATGCTCAGAGGTATGATGTTTGTGGGTCTCTTGCCCTTCCTATTTTTGAGCAAGGCAGTGGGAATTGCTTGGGTGTTGTTGAGATAGTGACAACCTCTCAAAAGATCAATTATCGTCCTGAGCTTGAGAATGTCTGCAAAGCTCTTGAG GCTGTTGATCTTAAGAGTTCTGAGTTCTTCCACCCCCCTAAAGTGAAG GCTTGCACAACGTCACACCAAGCCGCATTGCCCGAAATTGTGGAGATTTTGAAATCCCTCTGTGAGATGCATAATCTTCCTTTAGCTCAGACTTGGTTCCCGTGCGAACAACAAGGCAAAGGTGGGTGCTGGCATTCTCACAAGAACTCTGCTCAGTGCGTTTCCACCATTGATTCCGCTTTCTTTGCTGCTGATCAGCAAGTTCTGGGTTTTCATGAGGCATGCTCTGAGTATCACTTATTGAGACACCAAGGCATTGTTGGGAGAGCATTTACAACAAACCAGTTATGCTTTGAACCAGACATAACTGCTTTCAGCGTGGCAGaatatcctctctctcaccaTGCTAGGGTGATTGGCTTGCGTGGGGCTGCAGCTCTTCGCCTCCAAAGCATGCATACTGTATCAGCTGATTTTGTCTTGGAGTTCTTCTTACCAATTCAATGCCGAGACAGTCAAGAACAAAATCGGATTCTGAACTCTTTGTATGTCTTTGTGAGACAGGCTTGCCATGGCATGGGTGTCATTGAGCATGCAGAGCCAGAAGCAGCAGCCATCCCAGATAGAAAAATTGTAGCTGTTTCAGATGGCAGATTTAATAGACAAGGAACTGAAAAAATGGAATCTGCTATTCCAAAAAATGCCTCCTCAAAAGAGTCATCCTGGATTGCCCATATGATGAAGACCCAACAGAAGGGGAAAGGAGTGTCTGTCTCATTGGATTATCAGATAGAAGAGCCAAAAGAGGAGTTCAAGATGACTAGCTGTTGGTATAACACAGGGACGGCGTTGCATCGAGCACAGACATGTCCAGAAAATGGGCAGTTTCAGCAAGATTTTAGACCCAGAGGTAGCACTATGGACCGTGGAGATTCTTCTTTTTTGGGTGGGCATCACTCTCTACGGGGAAGAAAAACAGATGGCAAGAGACGAACCAAGACAGAGAAGAGTATCAGCTTGCAAGTTCTTCAGCAGTACTTCGCTGGGAGCCTAAAAGATGCTGCTAAGAGTATTGGTG TATGCCCTACTACTCTGAAAAGGATATGCAGGCAACATGGGATTACTCGCTGGCCTTCCCGTAAAATCAAGAAGGTTGGACACTCTTTAAGAAAGCTCCAACTTGTGATCGACTCTGTGCAAGGTGTTGATGGAACCATTCAACTTAGCTCTTTCTACACAAACTTTCCAGAATTGAGCTCTCCAAATTTAACAGGGGCTGCCCCCTTTCCCCCGGTGAAGATGAGCGACCATTCAAAGCAATCAAACTTAAACCCCCAACCAGAGGGTGGCTTATTCAGCCCCAGTGCTGCCACAAGATCCCCATCCTCTTCATGCAGCCAGAGCTCCAGTTCAAGCTACTGTTGTTCCACTGGAGCAAAGCAAAATGGAGATGCTGTGGTTACAGAAGATACTGATTGGGTTCTAAAGAGAACATGCAGTTCTGTCAAATTACTTGCTTCCAATCAAGAACCAAAGATTGTGCCAAAATTAAAGAGACCATGCAGTTCTGTCGAATTACTTGCTACCAATCAAGAACCAAAGATTGTGTCGAAATTCCACGGTCATAAATCCATCAATGAGCACGCTAGAGTGGAGACTTCTCCATCTTTACCAAAGAGTGGTGCCTGGGGTTTAAGATATGGGGGTGCTTTCAGAGCTAAAGCCACTTTCGGGGAAGAAAAAGTCCGTTTCAGCTTGCAACAGAATTGGAGTTTCATAGATCTACAGCAGGAGATTGGGAACCGCTTCAATATAGATGAAATGGGAAGTTTTGATCTCAAGTACTTGGATGATGACTCTGAGTGGGTTCTCTTGACATGTGATGCTGATCTTGAGGAGTGTATTGACGTACATAAATCATCTCAGAGCAGTACAATCAAACTCTCTGTTCACCTAGCCTCTCATGCAACTCTGGGAAGTTCACTTGGCAGCACCTGCCCATCCTAA